One segment of Actinomycetota bacterium DNA contains the following:
- a CDS encoding chemotaxis protein CheW, producing the protein METSTAQLNRSRNPGLNKYLTFVLGDEEYGLDILKVKEIIGLMEITKVPRMPDFVRGVINLRGRIIPVVDLRRKFGMPEQEDTRETCIVVVDLDGTNMGVVVDRVSEVLDLVSEDIEETPEFGASVDTEFITGMGKSGNRVIMLLDIGKVLLGEELASLARLEEPSKPPGME; encoded by the coding sequence ATGGAGACATCCACCGCTCAGTTGAACCGGAGCCGTAACCCGGGCCTGAACAAGTACCTCACCTTCGTCCTGGGAGACGAGGAGTACGGCCTGGACATCCTGAAGGTCAAGGAGATCATCGGCCTCATGGAGATCACCAAGGTGCCCCGCATGCCCGACTTCGTGCGGGGAGTCATCAACCTGCGGGGCAGGATCATCCCGGTCGTCGACCTGCGGCGCAAGTTCGGGATGCCCGAGCAGGAGGACACCCGGGAGACGTGCATCGTGGTCGTGGACCTGGACGGGACGAACATGGGGGTGGTGGTGGACCGGGTCTCCGAGGTCCTGGACCTGGTGTCCGAGGACATCGAGGAGACCCCGGAGTTCGGCGCCTCCGTGGACACCGAGTTCATCACCGGCATGGGGAAGTCCGGGAACCGGGTGATCATGCTTTTGGACATAGGGAAAGTGCTCCTGGGGGAGGAGCTGGCCTCCCTGGCCCGCCTGGAGGAACCCTCCAAACCCCCGGGGATGGAGTGA
- a CDS encoding chemotaxis protein CheA, protein MPSSLEVLQQELESLSLALAAVDEQEKDSLPEVRPVLERVLALLKPPPPEVKNEAVALSRAAGKFLRGRKGGFKELSRALDRLIIALQEESMEKQPGDAEGEAIPGGERPGAKTAAGIPPDSEIALTEREVEELCMDLDVLAGLAEELQPSFLPGMLNIVERNRNRPYLPPSLGERLDSARELLLRIQEGDSDAGAEFPALLEAIREELSSLGEVFARGLGSRAAEEEAALEEGLERLEELESLLLAAEEDPRPDLAPVARLLRELAERAPSLGFARLSEPLAGVSEMLASLPPSSDLVDLLLRFKDRTHYLLRSRMEGGEEDAEEILEILETVSSFSTPSNRKTAPESGGAVQESPELRPQEGLEADEEELADFLAEAPEDVQRIETALLELEKDPTSREWLHEAFRGFHNLKGSAGFLNLKDMVNVAHAAENLLSEAREGRVELTGAYADLALCALDLLKEMLRRVEEHTRGNGYSSPLNYPQVMKRLLAWKELGGDSPGGTETRSFLPGRPAVGCGEKAGARAPSTAQESGGSAPGGPSLSQPKEHFVKVSTRRLDSLVDVVGELVIAHSMVAQEEELRFTRNPRLAKNLSQLSKIVRELQELAMSLRMVSLRNTFQKMARAARDLSVRSGVPVEFTYSGEDTEIDRNVVEEIANPLVHMIRNAIDHGIEPPQERRSRGKPEAGRLHLRGYHQGGNVVIELEDDGRGIDTEKVLARAISLGLVREGEELTREEILQFIFSEGFSTADKVTDISGRGVGMDVVRRTVENLRGRVEVHSEPGRGTRVTLRLPLTLAIIDGMVTRVAGENYILPSIAIRESFRPEPGQVKTVSGRGEVILSRGELIPLFRLHRLFALPGAEEDPYRALVLVLGENGRKCGLLVDDIEGQQQVVIKPLGEALPRLPGVAGGAIMGSGRVALILDPQELLALALRR, encoded by the coding sequence ATGCCTTCTTCTCTGGAAGTGCTCCAACAGGAGCTGGAGAGCCTTTCCCTGGCCCTTGCCGCGGTGGACGAGCAAGAGAAGGATTCGCTTCCCGAGGTTCGCCCCGTCCTGGAAAGGGTGCTTGCCCTTCTCAAGCCTCCCCCTCCGGAGGTCAAGAACGAGGCCGTGGCCCTCTCCAGGGCCGCGGGCAAGTTCCTGCGGGGAAGGAAGGGGGGCTTCAAGGAACTGTCTCGAGCCCTCGACCGCCTGATCATCGCCCTTCAGGAAGAATCCATGGAAAAGCAACCCGGAGACGCGGAAGGAGAAGCGATCCCAGGCGGGGAACGCCCGGGAGCAAAAACCGCGGCCGGCATTCCTCCGGACTCGGAGATCGCCCTTACGGAGAGGGAGGTCGAGGAACTGTGCATGGACCTCGACGTCCTCGCGGGACTGGCCGAGGAACTGCAGCCCTCCTTCTTGCCCGGCATGCTCAACATCGTGGAACGCAACCGCAACCGCCCCTACCTCCCACCGTCCCTCGGTGAGAGGCTCGATTCCGCCAGGGAACTGTTGCTCCGCATCCAGGAGGGAGACTCCGACGCGGGCGCGGAGTTCCCCGCGCTCCTGGAGGCCATCCGCGAGGAACTCTCCTCTTTGGGTGAGGTCTTCGCCCGGGGCCTGGGCTCGCGCGCCGCGGAGGAGGAAGCCGCCCTGGAAGAGGGTCTGGAGCGGCTGGAGGAACTGGAATCCCTGCTCCTGGCGGCGGAGGAAGATCCGCGGCCGGATCTCGCCCCGGTGGCACGCCTTTTAAGGGAGCTCGCGGAGAGAGCCCCTTCCCTCGGCTTCGCCCGCCTTTCCGAGCCGCTGGCCGGGGTGTCCGAAATGTTGGCCTCGCTACCCCCGTCTTCCGACCTGGTTGACCTCCTTCTCCGGTTCAAGGACCGAACGCATTATCTTCTCCGGTCCCGAATGGAGGGGGGAGAGGAAGATGCCGAGGAGATCTTGGAGATCCTGGAAACCGTCTCTTCCTTCTCCACTCCGTCAAACCGGAAGACTGCTCCCGAATCGGGTGGCGCGGTCCAGGAATCACCCGAACTTCGGCCCCAGGAAGGACTGGAGGCGGACGAGGAGGAGCTTGCCGATTTCCTGGCCGAGGCCCCGGAGGACGTCCAGAGGATAGAGACCGCCCTCCTCGAGCTGGAAAAGGATCCCACCTCCAGGGAATGGCTCCACGAGGCTTTCCGGGGCTTTCACAACCTCAAGGGAAGCGCGGGCTTCCTGAACCTCAAGGACATGGTGAACGTGGCCCACGCCGCGGAGAACCTGCTGTCCGAGGCCCGGGAAGGAAGGGTGGAATTGACCGGCGCTTACGCCGACCTGGCCCTCTGCGCCCTCGACCTGCTCAAGGAGATGCTGCGAAGGGTGGAGGAGCACACGCGCGGGAACGGGTACTCCTCGCCCCTGAACTACCCTCAGGTGATGAAGAGGCTCCTGGCGTGGAAGGAGTTGGGTGGCGATTCCCCCGGCGGAACCGAGACCCGGTCTTTCCTTCCCGGGCGCCCCGCCGTCGGGTGCGGCGAGAAAGCCGGGGCGAGGGCCCCCTCCACGGCCCAGGAGAGCGGGGGCTCCGCGCCCGGCGGCCCATCTCTTTCCCAGCCCAAGGAGCATTTCGTGAAGGTAAGCACCCGGCGCCTGGACTCCCTAGTCGACGTGGTGGGCGAGCTGGTCATCGCCCACTCCATGGTGGCCCAGGAGGAGGAATTGAGATTCACCAGGAATCCCCGGTTGGCCAAGAACCTCTCCCAGCTTTCCAAGATCGTCCGCGAGCTCCAGGAACTGGCCATGTCCCTGCGCATGGTCTCCCTGAGAAACACGTTCCAGAAAATGGCAAGGGCTGCCCGGGACCTCTCGGTGCGCTCGGGCGTGCCCGTGGAGTTCACCTATTCCGGCGAGGACACGGAGATCGATCGCAACGTAGTGGAGGAGATCGCTAACCCCCTGGTGCACATGATTCGCAACGCCATCGACCACGGCATCGAGCCGCCGCAGGAAAGGCGGTCCCGCGGCAAGCCGGAGGCGGGCCGCCTGCACCTTCGCGGCTATCACCAGGGGGGCAACGTAGTCATCGAGCTCGAGGACGACGGCCGGGGAATAGACACCGAGAAAGTCCTGGCCCGGGCCATCTCCCTGGGCCTGGTGCGGGAGGGCGAGGAGCTCACCCGGGAGGAGATCCTGCAGTTCATCTTCAGCGAGGGTTTCTCCACCGCCGACAAGGTTACCGACATATCCGGGCGGGGCGTGGGCATGGACGTGGTGAGGCGCACGGTGGAGAACCTCCGGGGAAGGGTGGAGGTCCACTCCGAGCCGGGCCGCGGCACGCGAGTCACCCTCCGCCTCCCCTTGACCCTGGCCATCATCGACGGCATGGTTACCCGGGTAGCCGGGGAGAACTACATCCTGCCCTCCATCGCCATCCGGGAATCCTTCCGTCCCGAGCCGGGACAGGTGAAGACGGTCTCCGGCCGGGGCGAGGTCATCCTCTCCCGGGGGGAACTCATACCCCTCTTCCGCCTGCATCGCCTCTTCGCGCTACCCGGGGCGGAAGAGGATCCCTACCGGGCCCTGGTCCTGGTCCTGGGGGAAAACGGGAGGAAGTGCGGGCTCCTGGTGGACGACATCGAGGGCCAGCAGCAGGTGGTCATCAAGCCGCTGGGGGAAGCCCTTCCCCGCCTCCCAGGGGTGGCCGGGGGCGCCATCATGGGCAGCGGGCGGGTGGCCCTTATCCTCGATCCCCAGGAGCTGCTCGCCCTGGCCCTGAGGAGGTGA
- a CDS encoding helix-turn-helix transcriptional regulator, giving the protein MDLKEAVDILGMLLEGKDRKPQAAELRRVGSMILDLAREMDTVPGGKPLSLDELERALGYLENHIGELGGDALREAMDLRKNLVDISEGREKKSRHGHGVINQPQLNIKYKDTETKDRVIEPVMEADEEEAYEAKREPVPSRQNLISGNSLTFREGRTLGRMLRDKRLSLGLKQKEVAERIGVSPSYLSLLENERCPRISRRLKERVEAFLEREGDTEGVVEVPANASTGTSNLNKKGVTYTRTCKGGKMEVEGIDNSHRREDALKKLLQASLRLGREELLLLYEIARRLGEEN; this is encoded by the coding sequence TTGGACCTTAAAGAGGCGGTCGACATCCTGGGCATGCTCCTGGAGGGGAAGGACAGAAAACCCCAGGCGGCGGAACTGCGCAGGGTGGGATCCATGATCCTTGACCTCGCCCGGGAGATGGACACGGTTCCCGGTGGGAAGCCACTCTCTTTAGATGAGCTGGAGAGAGCCTTGGGCTACCTGGAGAACCATATCGGTGAATTGGGTGGCGATGCCCTTCGCGAAGCCATGGACTTGAGGAAAAACCTTGTGGACATAAGCGAGGGAAGGGAAAAGAAATCGAGGCATGGTCATGGAGTAATAAATCAACCTCAACTTAACATTAAGTATAAGGATACTGAGACAAAGGATAGGGTTATAGAGCCGGTCATGGAAGCGGACGAGGAGGAAGCGTACGAGGCAAAAAGAGAGCCGGTCCCCTCCAGGCAAAACTTAATATCCGGGAATTCATTAACCTTCCGGGAAGGAAGGACACTCGGTAGAATGTTAAGAGATAAAAGGTTAAGTTTAGGGTTAAAACAGAAGGAAGTGGCGGAACGAATAGGCGTATCCCCGTCTTACCTGTCGTTGCTCGAAAACGAAAGGTGCCCTCGTATCTCGAGGAGATTGAAGGAAAGGGTGGAGGCCTTCTTGGAAAGGGAGGGGGACACGGAAGGGGTCGTGGAGGTCCCCGCTAACGCTTCTACCGGAACAAGTAACTTGAATAAGAAGGGAGTGACTTACACACGTACCTGCAAGGGGGGTAAAATGGAAGTTGAAGGTATCGATAACTCCCATCGCCGGGAGGATGCGCTGAAAAAACTTCTCCAGGCCTCGCTGCGACTGGGAAGGGAAGAATTATTGTTGTTGTATGAAATAGCGAGGCGGCTTGGGGAGGAAAATTAA
- a CDS encoding GAF domain-containing sensor histidine kinase, translating to MVYIGDEQRLFSDLKLAGERSAAWNDLPSLGVAVEPSEALSELFEWLVTRMGFAGAYLALPNISLRQYLQKKRHPRLHFVPLEAEEFILNLLARGEEEVLFINGHEDGIPAFFRGFKNAAFPVPGRLAAGGCERVNCLFSRRARASGNRFYCWEVPFYSGDCCFKKSARGNGFGSACHGCALLPVSVVLVLQKEDWTREDVLAFMLASERCSLVMDDLFFRDFNERRQRLDATISKIATRMGEITDFRKAMNLLLSTAMALLAADRGSIYVYEEQSGELRFAAWHNLPENVDVSAPRKAESGIAAWVAKHGKPLILQDRVEGEAFKGIDPKVKSAISYPLFHKGELFGVLNLGITDEERRFCEADLRVLESLTAVGSIGMENAFLHRNMEEKEQLHRKLLTKIINAQEDERKRIASDIHDDTIQSLISCFYQLEAAEMMLEEENNAKALDLLRGIKKDLQRNITCMRRLLFDLRPSILDDAGLVPALEDYLNRLEEELDIRSFLYVDEEMGELDHDVGVSVYRMAQEIFSNVRKHARATEVEVKLYRKGKFLVMAVRDNGVGFDPERVLTGRGSEEHFGLRSLRERVDLSGGEMDIRSRPGGGTEVVIRIPVAV from the coding sequence GTGGTATACATTGGAGACGAACAACGCCTCTTTAGCGACCTCAAGCTGGCTGGGGAACGTTCCGCCGCCTGGAACGATCTCCCTTCCCTCGGCGTAGCGGTGGAACCCTCGGAGGCCCTCTCCGAGCTGTTCGAATGGCTGGTGACCCGCATGGGTTTCGCGGGAGCATACCTGGCCCTTCCCAACATCTCGCTGCGGCAGTACCTGCAGAAGAAAAGGCATCCCCGCCTTCACTTCGTACCCCTGGAAGCCGAGGAGTTCATCCTTAACCTGCTGGCACGCGGCGAGGAAGAGGTCCTGTTCATCAACGGCCACGAGGATGGTATCCCTGCCTTTTTCCGCGGTTTCAAGAACGCGGCTTTTCCCGTGCCCGGACGCCTGGCGGCCGGCGGGTGCGAGAGGGTGAATTGCCTGTTCTCCAGGCGGGCAAGGGCTTCCGGGAACCGTTTCTACTGCTGGGAGGTACCCTTCTATTCCGGGGACTGCTGTTTCAAGAAGAGCGCGCGCGGAAATGGGTTCGGCTCTGCCTGCCACGGTTGTGCGCTGCTCCCCGTCTCCGTGGTCCTGGTCCTCCAGAAGGAGGATTGGACCAGGGAGGACGTCCTGGCCTTCATGCTGGCCTCCGAGCGCTGTTCCCTGGTCATGGACGATCTCTTCTTCCGGGATTTCAACGAGCGCCGGCAGAGGCTGGACGCCACCATCTCCAAGATCGCCACCCGGATGGGGGAGATCACCGACTTCCGGAAGGCCATGAACCTGCTCCTCTCCACGGCCATGGCCCTGCTGGCCGCGGACCGCGGATCCATATACGTTTACGAGGAACAGAGCGGCGAGCTGCGCTTCGCGGCCTGGCACAACCTCCCGGAGAACGTGGACGTAAGCGCTCCCCGCAAGGCCGAGTCGGGCATCGCGGCCTGGGTGGCCAAGCACGGCAAGCCGCTCATCCTGCAGGACCGGGTGGAGGGGGAGGCCTTCAAGGGCATAGACCCCAAGGTGAAGAGCGCCATTTCCTATCCCCTCTTCCACAAGGGCGAGCTCTTCGGGGTCCTGAACCTGGGGATAACCGACGAGGAAAGGAGGTTCTGCGAAGCCGACCTCCGTGTTCTGGAGTCGCTGACCGCGGTGGGGTCCATAGGCATGGAGAACGCCTTCCTGCACCGGAACATGGAGGAAAAGGAACAGCTGCATCGCAAGCTCCTCACCAAGATCATCAACGCCCAGGAGGACGAGAGGAAGAGGATTGCCTCCGACATCCACGATGACACCATCCAGTCCCTCATCAGCTGTTTCTACCAGCTGGAGGCGGCGGAGATGATGCTGGAGGAGGAGAACAACGCCAAGGCCTTGGACCTCTTGCGGGGAATAAAGAAGGACTTGCAGAGGAACATTACCTGCATGCGTCGCCTTCTCTTCGACCTGCGCCCGTCCATCCTCGACGACGCGGGGTTGGTGCCCGCCCTGGAGGATTACCTCAACCGCCTGGAGGAGGAGCTGGACATCAGGAGCTTTCTCTACGTGGACGAGGAAATGGGGGAGCTGGACCACGACGTGGGGGTGAGCGTGTACCGCATGGCCCAGGAGATATTTTCCAATGTAAGGAAACACGCCCGGGCGACGGAGGTGGAGGTGAAGCTCTACCGGAAGGGAAAGTTCCTGGTCATGGCGGTGCGGGACAACGGGGTGGGCTTCGATCCCGAGAGGGTGCTTACGGGTCGCGGAAGCGAGGAGCATTTCGGGTTGAGATCCCTCCGGGAGAGGGTGGATCTCAGCGGGGGGGAGATGGACATCCGATCGAGGCCGGGTGGGGGAACCGAGGTGGTGATAAGGATTCCAGTCGCCGTGTAG
- a CDS encoding response regulator transcription factor, whose protein sequence is MEKEASLSLSGGHEAESDTEHDTGTIGIVVVDDHESVRSSIARIVSLQEDMTLLGEASNGRAALEVVERTRPDLVLVDIRMPEMDGLELIRVLRGNYPGLRIVALSAHEEELYVSEALKHGADTYVLKGVPLKDLVGTIRRVMWGRIDLPSEVTEPLISSFRLADSVLGMLGQAFAAFYRGEEALDFLASCAAELCGGELYALAFRNGDAFGMETGKLRKERRPPICEAEGWSLSERDLFELVALVDGRHPVVCNEHRLRNRARGWRSPYIHLVINPVFLGDGLEALMLIAGSRPFHLSPPLVRYLGLLSDQAAVFLDLLGLRREKSRLEEANGRLRDLLRYVAGEAAGGANLRRMLEILVESLGLRSGTLFGRSEGGRWRVVCKYGLSEEEAAALAKVIAGSTAYVDPPRTPVSPSGTRRWQWQETEDDGSTLLVLPVDPDAPEREGEREEGFLHLDGGSSRAWPPFPPFLLALVLPEDFSPEEEADVLQGFAACMGSLLKGLSEETW, encoded by the coding sequence GTGGAAAAGGAAGCGAGCCTTTCATTGTCCGGAGGGCATGAAGCCGAGAGCGACACCGAGCATGACACCGGCACCATCGGCATCGTGGTGGTGGATGACCACGAGAGCGTTCGCTCTTCCATTGCCCGCATCGTTTCCCTGCAGGAGGACATGACCCTACTGGGAGAAGCTTCCAACGGGCGCGCGGCGCTGGAGGTGGTGGAGAGAACGCGCCCCGACCTGGTGCTGGTGGACATCCGCATGCCGGAGATGGACGGCCTGGAGCTCATCCGCGTCCTCCGGGGGAATTACCCGGGCCTGAGGATCGTGGCCCTTAGCGCCCACGAAGAGGAGCTCTACGTCTCGGAGGCCCTGAAGCACGGGGCGGACACCTATGTCCTCAAGGGCGTGCCCTTGAAAGACCTCGTGGGAACCATCCGCCGGGTGATGTGGGGCAGGATCGATCTTCCTTCCGAGGTCACCGAACCGCTCATCAGTAGCTTCCGGCTGGCCGATTCCGTCCTCGGGATGCTGGGCCAGGCCTTCGCCGCATTTTACAGGGGTGAGGAGGCCCTAGATTTCCTGGCCTCCTGCGCGGCGGAGCTCTGTGGGGGAGAGCTGTACGCGCTGGCCTTCCGGAACGGCGACGCCTTTGGCATGGAAACCGGAAAGCTCAGGAAGGAGAGGAGACCGCCTATCTGCGAGGCGGAAGGATGGTCGCTCTCGGAAAGGGACCTCTTCGAGTTGGTCGCCCTGGTGGACGGAAGGCATCCAGTTGTGTGCAACGAACACCGGCTCAGGAACCGGGCCCGGGGTTGGAGAAGTCCCTACATCCACCTGGTGATCAACCCCGTGTTCTTGGGGGACGGGCTGGAGGCCCTCATGCTCATCGCCGGTTCCAGGCCTTTCCATCTCTCGCCGCCTCTCGTCCGCTACCTGGGTCTCCTTTCCGACCAGGCGGCGGTGTTCCTGGACCTCCTCGGCCTGCGCCGGGAGAAATCGAGGCTGGAGGAGGCCAACGGGAGGCTCAGGGACCTGCTCCGTTACGTGGCGGGCGAGGCGGCAGGCGGTGCAAACCTGCGGAGAATGTTGGAGATCCTGGTGGAGAGCCTGGGGCTGAGGTCGGGAACCTTGTTCGGGAGGAGCGAGGGGGGAAGGTGGAGGGTGGTTTGCAAGTACGGCCTTTCCGAGGAAGAGGCCGCCGCCCTGGCAAAGGTCATCGCCGGAAGTACCGCGTACGTGGATCCCCCGCGAACCCCGGTGTCTCCCAGCGGGACCCGGAGATGGCAATGGCAGGAAACGGAAGACGACGGCTCCACTCTCCTGGTCCTTCCCGTCGACCCGGATGCCCCGGAGAGGGAGGGCGAGAGGGAAGAGGGTTTCCTGCACCTGGATGGGGGGAGCTCCAGGGCGTGGCCGCCCTTCCCCCCCTTCCTCTTGGCCCTGGTCCTCCCGGAGGATTTCTCCCCCGAGGAGGAGGCGGACGTCTTGCAAGGTTTTGCGGCCTGCATGGGAAGTCTCCTCAAGGGGTTGAGCGAGGAGACCTGGTGA